A genomic window from Anthocerotibacter panamensis C109 includes:
- a CDS encoding efflux RND transporter periplasmic adaptor subunit produces MKSLACSLLSLLALGLLSACSQEVKIPEVPAEAALADPGPTRIPLKPEQAKEIGLTLAKAEIRNFPVTVQATGEVKAAEDRVVHVSTPAPGRVTAVAVQLGQSVHSGQTLAVLKSDSVGQIQTDLLEAVLQLDSDLKQAQLQTNFSKAAFEREEKLFADRISARADLEAARTQYAKDQGTISALQAKRSATITAAQERLSLFGVAFGVAGRVVRERHIDPYITITAPRSGIVVSRLINIGELADPSKELFQLADLGQVWLEADLYEKDIPKVHQGQPVTLTLDSLDGRHFPGRISYLGSELDPQNRTLPIRAVVPNPQFMLKPSMFARAEIQVADSPELSVPRSALQKSGDFTFAYVPVAPNLYEERKITPGIDDGQFVQVLGGLQPQEKVVSQGTLALKGEALKISGGIK; encoded by the coding sequence ATGAAATCCCTTGCTTGTAGTCTGCTCAGTCTTTTGGCGCTGGGTCTGCTCTCAGCCTGTAGCCAGGAAGTCAAAATCCCGGAAGTCCCCGCTGAAGCGGCCCTAGCGGATCCCGGCCCGACGCGCATCCCCCTCAAACCCGAACAGGCCAAGGAGATTGGGCTCACCCTCGCCAAAGCCGAAATCCGTAACTTCCCCGTGACAGTCCAGGCGACAGGAGAGGTCAAAGCTGCCGAAGACCGGGTGGTGCACGTCTCGACCCCCGCTCCAGGACGGGTCACTGCCGTTGCGGTACAGTTGGGGCAGTCAGTACACTCAGGGCAGACCCTGGCAGTCCTCAAGTCAGACTCCGTAGGCCAGATCCAGACCGACCTGCTGGAGGCAGTTTTGCAGCTTGACAGCGACCTCAAACAAGCACAGCTCCAGACCAACTTCTCTAAGGCGGCCTTTGAGCGCGAGGAAAAGCTCTTTGCCGACCGCATCTCCGCCCGTGCCGACTTGGAGGCTGCCCGTACCCAATACGCCAAGGACCAGGGGACCATAAGCGCGCTTCAGGCCAAGCGCAGCGCCACGATCACCGCCGCGCAGGAGCGCCTCTCCCTTTTTGGGGTGGCTTTTGGGGTAGCAGGTCGTGTGGTTCGGGAGCGGCACATTGACCCCTACATCACCATCACAGCACCCCGCTCAGGAATTGTCGTCAGTCGGCTAATCAATATCGGGGAGTTGGCTGACCCCAGCAAGGAGCTGTTTCAACTAGCCGACCTCGGTCAGGTCTGGTTGGAGGCCGACCTCTACGAAAAAGACATCCCCAAGGTCCATCAGGGCCAGCCGGTGACCCTGACACTGGACAGTTTAGACGGCAGGCACTTTCCAGGACGGATCAGCTACCTTGGCAGTGAGCTGGACCCCCAAAATCGCACCCTACCCATCCGCGCTGTAGTCCCCAACCCCCAGTTCATGCTCAAACCCAGTATGTTCGCGCGGGCTGAGATCCAGGTGGCAGACAGCCCCGAACTCTCCGTCCCACGCTCTGCCCTCCAGAAGAGCGGCGACTTTACCTTCGCCTATGTCCCGGTCGCCCCCAACCTCTATGAGGAGCGCAAAATCACACCAGGAATTGACGATGGTCAGTTTGTTCAGGTGCTCGGGGGCCTCCAACCCCAGGAAAAAGTAGTCTCCCAAGGAACACTTGCGCTCAAAGGTGAAGCCCTGAAGATTTCAGGAGGTATAAAGTAA